The following proteins come from a genomic window of Salvia hispanica cultivar TCC Black 2014 chromosome 4, UniMelb_Shisp_WGS_1.0, whole genome shotgun sequence:
- the LOC125220371 gene encoding DEAD-box ATP-dependent RNA helicase 42-like yields the protein MLGLRKRKGKSSEAEESFGGDSSSSSSESDSDSDLAESKGPKKVFKEQTHESDDTTAPPGSPQRRKQKEKKSSKNKRHDSDDDHKGLDESLLQEKSGAKEAYDAGAQKNGESDSDDKHNPRESFKSRRQRGYDQSRQHDDSDVNLEKGVRSGTEKVIPLPDSPKHSHYDNSRKPRSEIQDKFGDRYVQGSDSDREDKIGDGYGQGIDIDRQVKIVDRYGQGSGSDFDEAPKRGRGRRDGDKDDLNRNSRRDDRYKTDDGIERSRGNARNQDRVEEAMPFMKKKISHGDDSGSRGRKKELACDVTDGPKDNDEGYRRSRKERVDDEDNHGRNHERERGDAEGGFGRRHERERGGDDEDRHGRKHEKERDDGGDRDVRRHGDREPYKRDREHQREEEHTSKKDERGREHISKRARYDEGRSSGGTYTEEDRSDDRRSRRRR from the exons ATGTTGGGTCTTAGGAAGAGAAAGGGAAAGTCCTCTGAAGCAGAAGAGAGTTTCGGGGGTGACAGTAGTTCATCCAGTTCAGAGTCTGATTCCGATTCTGATTTGG CGGAAAGCAAAGGGCCCAAAAAAGTCTTCAAAGAGCAAACGCATGAATCTGATGATACTACAGCTCCCCCTGGGAGTCCTCAGAGGAGaaagcaaaaagaaaaaaagtctTCAAAGAACAAACGCCACGATTCAGATGATGACCACAAGGGTTTAGATGAGAGCCTTTTACAGGAGAAATCAGGAGCTAAAGAAGCATATGACGCT GGAGCTCAGAAGAATGGGGAATCGGACTCAGATGATAAACATAATCCTCGTGAAAGCTTCAAGAGTAGGAGGCAGAGGGGTTATGACCAGAGCAGGCAACATGATGATTCGGATGTTAATTTGGAGAAAGGTGTGAGAAGTGGAACTGAGAAGGTGATTCCACTACCTGATAGTCCGAAGCACAGTCATTATGATAATAGTAGGAAACCCAGGAGTGAGATACAAGATAAATTTGGTGATAGGTATGTTCAAGGAAGCGACAGTGACAGAGAAGATAAAATTGGTGACGGGTATGGTCAAGGAATCGACATTGACAGACAAGTTAAAATTGTCGACAGGTATGGTCAAGGAAGTGGCAGTGATTTTGATGAAGCACCCAAAAGGGGAAGGGGACGACGTGATGGAGATAAGGATGATCTAAATAGAAACAGTAGGAGGGATGATCGCTATAAGACTGATGATGGCATCGAAAGAAGTAGAGGTAATGCAAGGAATCAAGATAGAGTTGAAGAAGCCATGCcatttatgaagaaaaaaatcagTCATGGTGATGATTCGGGTTCCAGAGGCAGAAAGAAGGAGCTTGCATGTGACGTTACTGATGGCCCAAAGGATAACGATGAAGGTTACCGGAGAAGCAGAAAAGAAAGAGTGGATGATGAAGATAACCATGGAAGAAATCACGAAAGAGAAAGAGGGGATGCTGAAGGTGGCTTTGGAAGAAGGcatgaaagagagagaggaggggATGATGAAGATCGCCATGGAAGAAAGcatgaaaaagagagagatgatgGTGGAGATCGCGATGTTAGACGTCATGGAGATAGAGAGCCATACAAGAGGGATCGTGAGCATCAACGAGAAGAGGAGCACACAAGTAAGAAAGACGAGAGGGGCAGGGAACACATTTCGAAGAGGGCTAGGTATGATGAGGGACGTTCTAGTGGAGGGACATACACTGAGGAGGACAGGAGTGATGATAGGCGGTCCAGACGCCGGCGATAA
- the LOC125222448 gene encoding eukaryotic initiation factor 4A-3-like — translation MATTAAQRGGGGRRAMEEDDAKLVFETSKGVEPIMSFDEMGIKEELLRGIYNYGFEKPSAIQQRAVLPIISHRDVIAQAQSGTGKTSMIALTVCQIVDTKSSEVQALILSPTRELASQTEKVILAIGDYINVQAHACVGGKSVGEDIRKLEHGVQVVSGTPGRVCDMIKRRTLRTRAIKILILDESDEMLSRGFKDQIYDVYRYLPPDLQVVLISATLPNEILEITSKFMTDPVRILVKRDELTLEGIKQFFVAVEREEWKFDTLCDLYDTLTITQAVIFCNTKRKVDWLTAKMRENNFTVSSMHGDMPQKERDAIMSEFRSGQTRVLITTDVWARGLDVQQVSLVINYDLPNNRELYIHRIGRSGRFGRKGVAINFVKSDDIKILRDIEQYYSTQIDEMPMNVADLI, via the exons ATGGCGACTACGGCGGCTCAGAGAGGCGGCGGGGGGCGGAGAGCTATGGAGGAAGACGATGCGAAGCTCGTGTTCGAAACGTCGAAAGGTGTGGAGCCAATCATGAGCTTCGACGAGATGGGAATTAAGGAGGAGCTCCTCCGAGGAATCTACAATTACGGCTTCGAGAAGCCTTCCGCCATCCAACAGCGCGCAGTTCTTCCTATTATCTCCCACCGTGACGTCATAGCTCAGGCGCAATCCGGTACTGGAAAGACTTCAATGATTGCCCTAACTGTTTGCCAGATTGTCGATACCAAGTCCTCCGA GGTCCAAGCCTTGATTTTATCTCCTACTAGAGAGTTGGCTTCTCAAACAGAGAAAGTAATACTGGCAATTGGTGACTACATAAATGTACAAGCTCATGCTTGTGTTGGAGGCAAAAGTGTGGGTGAGGATATAAGAAAACTAGAGCATGGAGTTCAGGTGGTATCAGGTACTCCTGGTAGAGTTTGTGACATGATCAAAAGAAGAACTTTGCGTACTAGAGcaatcaaaatattgattcTG GATGAGTCTGATGAAATGTTGAGCAGGGGATTTAAGGATCAGATTTATGATGTCTACAGATACCTTCCACCTGACCTTCAG GTTGTCTTAATCTCTGCCACCCTCCCAAATGAAATATTGGAGATTACAAGTAAATTCATGACTGATCCAGTTCGCATATTAGTAAAGCGTGATGAATTGACCCTGGAG GGTATCAAGCAATTTTTCGTTGCAGTTGAAAGAGAAGAATGGAAATTTGATACGCTGTGTGATTTATACGACACACTTACCATAACCCAGGCAGTTATATTTTGCAACACAAAGCGCAAG GTTGATTGGCTGACAGCGAAAATGCGTGAGAATAACTTTACTGTCTCATCCATGCATGGAGATATGCCTCAAAAGGAGCGAGATGCGATTATGAGTGAATTCCGGTCTGGTCAAACTCGTGTGCTTATCACAACAGATGTTTGGGCTAGGGGATTGGATGTTCAACAG GTTTCTCTGGTGATTAATTATGATCTTCCAAACAATCGAGAGCTCTACATCCATAGAATCGGACGATCTGGTCGTTTTGGGCGAAAG GGTGTTGCCATAAACTTTGTCAAAAGTGATGACATCAAGATCCTTAGGGATATCGAGCAGTATTACAGTACACAGATCGATGAAATGCCAATGAACGTGGCCGATTTGATTTAA